In Thermanaerothrix sp., the genomic window GCATCTCCGGCGCCAAAGAGGGACACTATGCCCCTTCGCGGAACCTCCGCCACAAAGACCCCCCTGGGGGTTGAGAACATGTCCCCGTACCCCCTGTAGGAGGTTATCACCCACGGGACCCCCTGGTCATGGAACCTGGAGGCCACGGTCCTCAGGTTGTCCAAGGAGGACAAAGGCACGTCCATCATCATGGAAACAAACCTATGGTCCACCTTGACAACCTTAGGTCCTCCATCCACCGCCGCAAGCAAAGCCCCTCCCGACGCATCCACGAAGACATCCAACCCCCTCGCGGAGGCCATGTGAACCAACTCCCGGTATACGTCCTGGGGTACCCCAGGGGGTAGGGATCCTCCCAACATGACGGAGCTGCAGCGGCCAAGCATCCTTTCATAGGCCCTTATAAAACGCCCGAGGGCCTCCTCGGATACGTAGGGGCCGTTCTCGGCTATGCCGGTCTCCAGCTTCCCAATCTCGTCGACCACGTAGGTGTTAGTCCGCGTCTCACCCCTCACGTGGACGAAACTAGTGGCTATCCTAAGCTTTGACAGGGTATCCCTTATATACTCCCCGTTGTAACCAGCCAGGAAACCCATGGCCACGGAATCAGAACCCATCTGCTTCAAAAGGATGGACACGTTTATACCCTTGCCGCCGGGAGATCTATTTACGTTGGAAGCCCTAAACCAGCCACCGGGGCGAAACTCAGGGACAACGTACTCTTCGTCCACCGCCGGGTTTAACGTAACGGTGAGTATCACCGGCATCACCCCCTGGGGATAAAAGATCCCGCTAAGTACGGACAGCAGATCGCGCCTGGATCAAAGGAATATCTTAAGGTCCTCCACCGACGAAACTTTGGCCCTAGAAGCCTCCTTGCCCCCCTGAAGCACCATGGCGGTAGGCAGCTCCTTTACCCCCAGTTTCTCCATCATCCTAAGGCTCCTATAGCCATCGACCACGGTAAGGCTGATCCCATTGGACTCCGCCCATTCTTCCGCCCGGGCAACCAAACCCACCTGGCCCTCATCTATGCTGGAGTAGAACAGGGCGTTCACCCGCTCGGGCTCCAAAAGCACCTTCTGCAGGTGCAGCTGCTCCGTTATGTAGGAATAGGCGGACATGGCGGCAACCGCCCCATCCCCAGCGGCGGTCACCACCTGGCGGAGGAACGTGTCCCGAACGTCGCCGGCGGCAAATATGCCCTCCACAGAGGTCTCCATCTTGGGGCTGGTCTTTATCCAACCCCCGGGAGCTGTTTCCACCAGGGAAGAGGCAAAGCCGCTGTTGGGGGCAGTTCCTACGAATATGAAGACCCCCGCCACCGGCAGATGGCTAACCTCCTGGGTCTTAACGTTCTTCAACACCAACCGCTCAACCATGTCCCCTCCCTCTATGGCCTCCACCACGGAGTTGAAGACCGGAACTATCTTGGGGTTGGCCATGGCCCTTTCCACAGGGACCTTGTCCGCCCGGAAGGAGTCCCTCCGGTGCACTATGTAAACCTTGCTGGCAAACTGAGTGAGGTAACATGCCTCTTCCACGGCGGTATTGCCGCCGCCTATCACTGCCACCTCTTCTCCCTCGAAGAAGGCTCCGTCGCACACGGCGCAGTAACTGACCCCCCGCCCGGTATACTCCGCCTCACCGGGACACCCCAGGCGCTTGAAGTTGGCACCGGTGGCTATTATGACCGCCTCCGCCTCAACCTCTCCCTTATCGGTCACAACCACCTTGCGTCCGTTGCGGATCTCCAGGGAGGTAACCGTAGCATCCCGAAACTCCGGAGAGAACTTCTCCGCGTGGCGCCGGAAGCTGTCCGCCAGCTCCTGACCGGAAGCGTGCTGTACGCCGGGCCAGTTTTCGATCTCATCGGTTATGGTTATCTGCCCTCCCGGCATGCCACGCTCCAGGATCAGGACGTCAAGCCCTGCCCTCCTGCCGTATATGGCTGCGGTAAGTCCAGCAGGCCCAGCGCCAAGTATCACCAGTTCCCTCTTTTCCATCGGAAAGAACACCTCCATGCGGATGCCGATGTGCCAAACATATGTGCTTATTTTACCCCAATCGCCCTACCACGTCCCCGTCGTACCCCAAGGAACGCCACCAGGCAAACCGGCCCACCCCGTACTGATCCTCAAAGCACCCCAGGTACTCAAATCCTTCCAAACTAAGCCTTCCCAGCTCCTCCACCTGGTGGGGCCCAGCGGTTTCCATCAACACGTACCCACCGGGTTTAAGGATTCTGCCACATTCGGAAAGCCAATTTAAGGGAACCTCCAGGCCCCTTGGACCGCCATCAAGGGCAACGTGTGGTTCGAAACATCGGACAGAAACGTCCAAGGCGGCCAGGTGATCCGATGGTATATAGGGCGGATTTGCCACCACCAGGTCAAAGGATTTAAAAGAAGAAGGCAGATCCAAGGGCCCCCCGCCATGAAGGGCGAACACTCTGCCAAGCAGCTGGTGCTCTCTAAGGTTGCGCCAGGCCCACTTGAGGGCGCCGGGGCTTAGATCCATGGCAACGCCTAGGCTGTCTTGAACCATCATGGCAATGGAGCAGGCTATGCAGCCACTCCCGGTACCCCAATCAAGAAAGGTCCCTCCCCTTGGAAGAACCTCCGCCGCCTTAAGCGCCAACACCTCCGTCTCAGGCCGAGGAATAAGGCATCCCGGCCCCACAAGAAACCTCCAGCGCAAAAAGTCCATGGAGCCCAAAACGTAAGCCAACGGCTCCCCTTTAGCTCTTCTTCGAGCCATCTCCAACGACGGAGATGGTTCGTAACGATCCTCCACGGACGTCAACACGGCCTCCCTGGAAACGTTGTGGGAGGCGGCCACTATCATGGCCGCCTCCCACATGGGACGGCTTACGTGAGACGACGCCTCCAAAACCTCCGCCACCATCCGCCTTATTTCACAGAGCCTCAAAACAACCCTCTCCAAGACGATAACATGAAAGCTAGAGGGCTAAGGTCTTCAGCTTCTCCGCTTGATCCGCCATACGCAAAGCCTCTATGAGCTCGTAAAGATCCCCATCAAGCACCTGGTCAAGCTTGTAAAGGGTGAACCCTATACGATGGTCCGTCAAACGGTTTTGGGGATAGTTGTAGGTCCTTATCCTTTCAGACCTGTCGCCGGTTCCAACCTGCCCCTTGCGTTCCGCCGCCATATGGGCCTGCTGGCGCTGAAGCTCCTGGTCGTAGAGCCTGGCCCGCAGCAGCTGCATGGCCTTGGCCCGATTCTTCAGCTGGGACCTCTCATCCTGACAGGTCACCACAAGACCGGTGGGGATATGGGTTATACGAACCGCCGAGTCGGTCATGTTCACGTACTGCCCACCCGCGCCGCTGGCCCGGTAGGTGTCTATCTTAAGATCCTCTGGCCTAATCTGAACGTCCACATCTTCCGCCTCCGGCAGAACCGCCACCGTGGCGGTGGAGGTGTGGATCCTGCCGCTCGCCTCCGTGGCAGGAATCCTCTGCACCCGGTGAACGCCACTCTCGAACTTGAGCTTGCTATAGGCCCCTTCACCCTTCACCAGGAACACCACTTCCTTGTATCCGCCTATGCCGGTTTCGTTCATCTCCATTATCTCGTAACGCCACCCCTGGCGTTCCGTGTAACGGGTGTACATGCGAAAGAGGTCCGCTGCGAAAAGCGCCGCCTCGTCGCCCCCCGCCCCGGCTCTGATCTCTATTATGACGTCCTTGTGGTCGTTAGGATCCCTGGGAAGCAGCAACACCTTAAGCTCCTGCTCCAGCTGCGGAAGCCGCTCGGAAAGCCGCTGGACCTCCTCCTTTGCAAGGGCCCTCATCTCCTCGTCCTCTTGGGACATCAGCTCCTTGGCTTCCTCCAACGCTTGAGACGCCTTCTGGTACTCCCTAAAGGCCTGAACCACCGGATAAAGCTCCGAGTGCCTCTTGCTCAAAGACTGCATCTCCTGCACGTTGTTGGAGACCTCAGGGTCCGCCATGCGGGCCTCTATATCCGCCAAGGCCGCCTCTATCTCCTTAAGCTTGCCTATAAAATCCAAAACAGCTCACCCCTGATCAACTTGGGTTTCACCGCCCGCCGTGGAGGGCGAAAGGTGCACATCGGGCCCCAGGGCAACCCTGAGGGCATCCAAGGCCACCTCGATCTGGTCATCGGAGGGCTCCCGAGTGGTCAGAAACTGCAACCCCAGGGCAGGAAAGACCAACGCCCTGCCCACAACGCTTCCACGGGATGCCCATTTTATTATCTCATACGATATTCCCACCACCAGGGGCAACAGGATAACCCGGCTGGAAATCCTCCAAAGAAGCCCTCCCCGCCCCATCAACCCGAAAACCACCACGCTAACCAGGATGACCACCACCAAGAAGGACGTACCACAGCGGGGATGTATCCTGGAGAAGGACTTTATGGAATCTACATCCATAGGAGCTCCGGACTCATAGGCGTTTATGGTCTTGTGCTCCGCCCCATGATAAGCGAAGACCCTCCGCATATCCCCCCAAAGGCCAACCAATCCCAGGTAGGCCACAAAAACAGCTCCCCTGATGATGCCCTCAAGAAGCCTCAAAGAGACGCCTTTAACGTGAACTCGTCCACCAAGCGTCTCAGACAACCACAGGGGCAGCAAGAGAAATAGGCCCACCACCGCCGTCACGGCGATGAGGATGGACAGAAGCGACTCCAGCTTAGAGGGCTCCTCCTGGGATGAAACGGAGGCCGAAATGCTAAGCCCTTTGTAGCCCTCCCTAACCATGTCAACCATGGAGCAGAAGCCCCTTAAGACCGGCCAGTTCCAAGGAGACCGGGCAGTCCAAGAGGATATACCCCACCGTTCCCTCCACAGGGAACCCTCCGGGGTCCTGATTGAAATACCCCAGGAGGAGTATCCACGCATTAGAACGCCCTCTATCACCGCCTGCCCACCCACCGGCAGGGGGACCTCAGGGGACTTCAAAACCCCCACGGTCAACCCCGCCATCCACTTAAGGAACGACCACAACACTACCGATCCCCGCAAAGCAGTTCCTCCATTGAGGCGAAGGGCCTGTTACAGGACATCTCCTCGGAACACCTCCCGGCGGTAAGACATGAAGGTCCCGCCAGCTCAAACAGTTCCGGGGCCGCAGCCCTTACCAAACCCAACATCTTGACCGCAAGGAGCCTTATCTCCCACTGGGCCCTCCTGCAAAGCCGGAGGGAAAAGAAGTGGTGAAGCTCCCGGGCATTCATGGTGAAGACCAAACGAGTAGAGAAGCCGTGGGGCAACAGGAACCTGGCATCCTCCTTGGGAACCCCCATGGAACAAAGCTGCCGGTAGGCTTCAACGGCCACCTGAACCGTCCGCTGGAACAGATCCAAAGCCTCCTGCGACTCCATCACCGAGGGAGGCACCACACAGCTCCCGCCGGAGGAGTCCACGTAGCGCTGACTCTGCTGGGAAAAGCTAGCGATGCGATGCCTCACCAGCTGGTGGGATGCCACCCGGCTTAACCCGTCCACCGCAAATGTAAAGGAGGCGTGCTCGAAGGGAGACATGTGGCCGCTGCGGGTAAGTTTGCCTATTAGATCCCTGGCCTTGGCCTGATCAAACCTGTCAAGGATCTCAACGGCGCCCACGGGGCTGTAACAGAGCCTGGCTGCGGCGGCCACAATCCTGACCGGATCCTCCGTATGGGATATCAGTTTAACCTCTAACGACAACTCGACACCTCCGGGTTTACCGGTTCATCCCAGGCGGGACGTACCCCATATGCTTCAGGGGGAGCCGGGCTCCCCCTGATACTTTCGCCTTAAGCGCCGCCGGTGATGACGTAAGGTACCGCAAGCCCCGAAGGCTACTCGGACACCTTCCTCTGGCCGTAATCAACGCCGGCATACTTCTGGCGGAACTTCTCAAGACGGCCGGCCTCCACCACCCTTCCACCCTTCTTGCCGGTGTAGAATGGATGACAGGCGTTGCAGACCGCAACCTTTATGTCGCCGGTGGTGGAGCGGGTCTCAAAGGAGTTCCCGCAAGCGCAAGTTACCCTGCAAACCTCGTACTTGGGATGGATGTCCTTCTTCATATATTCAGCACCTCCGAAAAGATTTCATATCCGCGCATACCGACTGAATTTACCACACTTCTGCCACCCGCGCAATCGCAATTTACAGCGTCGGGGCATGGCGGACGATTTTGAGCCACCGGATTAATATTGAGCATTCCCAAAATGGGAAATATAATGTCAGGTGTATGATTGCGAAGGAAGGGGGGGCGGGAAAAGGCCACATTAGACCTAGAGAAGGCGTAGAAGCACACAAAAATTAAGGGGGAATGAGAATGAAGAGGTTTTCGAAGCTTATGCTTGCGGCGTTATTGGTGGCAGCCATGGGCGGGGCCGCCCACGCTAAGACCTTCCTGTCCATAGCCACCGGCGGTACCTCCGGAACCTATTATCCGATAGGCGGGGCCATAGCCCAGGCGGTCAACAAGGGGGCCCCTGATCTTCAGGTCACCGCAGAGACTGGAAACGCCTCGGTGGCCAACCTCAACCTCATCGGAGCCCACGACATCGAGATAGCCTTTGCGCAGAACGACGCCACCTACTGGGCTTACAACGGCAAGATGATGTTCAAGACCCCCATCAAGAACGTACGGGTGATAGCGGCCCTCTATCCGGAGCACGTGCACCTCATAACCCTCAAGAATTCAAACGTCAAGGGCGTTCTGGACCTCAAGGGCAAGAGGGTTTCCGTGGGAGCTCCCGGCTCCGGCGTGGAGGCGGACGTCCGGGCCATATTCCAGACCGTTGGCCTCAAGTACTCGGACATGAAGACCGACTTCCTTGATTTCGGCGCCACCACCCAGCGTTTCAAGGACAACCAGATCGACGCCGGGTTCGTGGTGGCGGGTTACCCGGTGTCCTCCATAATGGACCTGGCCACCACCAAGGACATAACCCTGGTCAACTTCGACAACGCTACCATGGCCAAGCTCACCAAGGAGTTCCCCTACTTCGTCAAGAGCACCATCCCCGCCAACACCTACAAAGGCGTGACCCAGGCGACCCAGACCCCGGCGGTCATGGCCCTTCTGGTGGTGGACGAGAAGGTACCCGAGGACGTGGTCTACAAGTTTACCAAGGCCCTCTGGGAGAACATCGACATAGTCCACAAGGCCCACGCCAAGGGCAAGGAGATAAACCTCAAGAGCGCCCTTGATGGCGTAACGGTACCCCTCCATCCCGGTGCGGCTAAGTACTACAAGGAGAAGGGCTTGAAGCTTCCCAAGTAGGCATCAGCCTCTCTAAAGACGCAAAAAAACCGGGGCTCCGAAAGGAGCCCCGGTTTTTTATCCCTTACCGTCCCTAGAAAAGCCCGGTTATCCTGCCATGATCGTCTATGTCTATCCTCTCCGCCGCAGGAACCTTTGGAAGTCCCGGCATGGTCATTATAGAACCGCATATGGCCACCACAAACCCAGCCCCTGCGGACAGGCGCACCTCCCGCACGTTTATCCTGAACCCCTTAGGACGACCCTTAAGTTCCGGCTGATCCGAAAGGGACATCTGGGTCTTTGCCATGCACACCGGAAGCCCACCGTATCCCATCTCCTCAAGCTCCGCCAAGGCCTTAGAGGCCGCAGGGCTGAAATCAACTCCATCGGCACCGTAAACCTTGGTGGCAATGACGTTTATCTTCTCCTTGAGGGGAAGGTTCCAGTCGTAGAGCCTCTTGTAATTAGACCCTCCTTCAATGGCCTTGAGGACCAGATCCGCCAATTCCAGACCTCCCTCACCCCCCTTGGCCCAAACCTCCGCAAGGGCTACGGGGGCTCCTTTGGCGGCAGCGGCGGAACGAACCATCTCTATCTCCGCGTCGGTGTCCGCCACAAAACGGTTAAGGGCCACAACCACCGGGACGCCAAACTGGGACATGTTGTCTATGTGGGCCTCCAGGTTTGCTATACCGGCCTTGAGGGCCTCCAGGTTCTCCTCCGAGAGCCTTTCCTTCGGGACTCCGCCGTGCAGCTTAAGGGCCCTTACGGTGGTAACTACCACCACCGCCTGGGGGTTGAAGCCACCATAGGGAGACACTATGTCCATGAACTTCTCCGCCCCAAGATCCGACGCAAAGCCGGCTTCCACGACCACGTAGTCCCGAAGCTTAAGGGCCATCTTAGTGGCCACGATGGAGTTGGTACCATGGGCTATGTTAGCGAAAGGCCCACCGTGCACAAAAGCCGGAACGTGCTCTATGGTCTGAACCAGGTTGGGCTGGATGGCCTCCTTCAAGAGTGCCGCCATGGCACCGTGGGCCTTTAACTGGCCGGCGGTAACAGGCTTGCCGTCGTAGGTCCTGGCCACCACCACCCGGCTGAGCCTCTCCTTGAGGTCCGAGATGCTCTCCGCAAGACACAGTATGGCCATGACCTCCGAGGCCACGGTTATGTCGAAACCGGTCTCCCTGGGAACCCCGTCTGCCTTTCCGCCAAGGCCTATCACCACATGCCGCAAGGCCCTGTCGTTCATGTCCACCACCCGACGCCAGCTGACGGTCCTTGGATCTATGTTAAGCTGGTTTCCCTGCTGAAGGTGGTTGTCTATCATGGCGGCAAGCAGGTTGTGGGCCACGCCCACCGCATGGATGTCTCCGGTGAAGTGCAGGTTTATCTCCTCCATGGGAAGCACCTGGGAGTACCCTCCCCCCGCGGCCCCGCCCTTCACGCCAAAGCACGGCCCCAAGGAGGGCTCCCTAAGACAAAGCATGGCCTTCTTGCCCCGCTTAACAAGCCCCTGGGTAAGCCCTATGGTAACCGTGGTCTTACCCTCCCCCGCCGCAGTGGGGGTAGTGGCGGTGACCAGTATAAGCTTCCCATCCTTCCTGTCCGAAAGGGTACGATAAAAGTTAAGATCCACCTTGGCCTTGTTCTTGCCATAGGGTATCAAAGCATCATCCGGTATTCCCAACTCGGCGGCTATCTCACCTATGGGCTTACACTTGGCAGACTGGGCTATCTCAATGTCCGAAAGCACCTCTGTATCCCTCCCTGGCTCTGATCTATGGCGTCTATTATACATAAACAAAACGTCTAAAAACATACGACCTTACGGAAATTTGTGAGTCTGCTATAATCCCAAAGTCCCTCCGGCCTTGCTGGGATGCTAGGTCATTAAAGCCGCCAAGGACACTGATAAAAATAAAACAAAAGTCCGGATCCAGGAGGAGATATCAATTGGGCCAGTGGAAGAACACCAGCCTCTTGAGGAAGTTCATGTACTCTTGCAACGGTCTTAAGGTAGCGTTCATCATGGAAAGGGCTGTGGCCTATGAGACCGCAGCGTCCCTCTTGGTGCTTGGCGTAGGGCTTTCCTTGAGGCGCCCTCCATCGATCGTCATACCATCGTTCCTCTTATCCCTGCTGCCACTTTCTTTAGAGCTGGTCAACTCGGCGGTTGAGATAATGATAGACTGCCACATAGGCCAGACCTACCGGGAGGACATCAAGCGAACAAAGGACATGCTTTCCGCCTCTGTGTTCGTAAGCCTGGTGGCTTGCTATGGCGGCGCCATCTGGCTGCTGTTTTGCAAATAGTGAGTCCCAGCGTTAACTCAAGACGGGAAGGACAAAGGGAGGCATCAATCCTCCTCTTTGCCTTCCCCTTCCGCTGCCATCTTGAGGGGAACTCGAAGCAATCCCTCCACGTAGTAGTTGGTCTTAAGCACCTTTAAGGACCCCTCCTTCACCCGCTGCTCCTTGATCTCGCTCAGCAGCTTGGTGGAATCCTCCCTTTCCCTATCCTTGCTTCTCCGGCATAGGACCTCCACCAGTATCTCGTTGTTGGCCTCCTCTGCGGACAGTTCCCGGAGCAATCCCTCAAGGCTTTCGATGCTGCGCCGACCCTCCTTGATGGACTCCTGCTCCATCTCAGCCACGCCTCCGCCCCGCACAAGCACCTCCACATCACCCCTGGCGTCCGCGGGGATCTTAACGGAAAAGGTTCGTTTCTCCGCCTTGCCCCTCCAGGGACGAAGCCACACGTCCACCCCGATAATCTCTCCGGGACTGAAGGACCTGTCCTTTGGGACCTCAACCTTTTCTATGTAAAGCACCTTTGGGGTCTGGGTCACCTTTACATCCAACCGGAAGGAAAGGGGCTCAAGGGGCATAAAGGGGTTTAAGGGCAGCATGGAGTGGATCAAGCTGAACTCCTGGAAGATCTTATCCGGCAGGTCTGAGTCGGAAAGGAAGAAGTTGGTCCTGCTCCATCCACCGGGGACGCCGGCTCCCTCAACGGTGACCGTAACCTCACCGGTACCCTGTCCGGTCCTGCCCCAAAGATCCTCCACACAACCCGCAACCGCCGGTGGGACCACCAGGGACGAAACGAAGGGGTCCGCCACGGCCTTGAAACGCCTGACCGCCCTCGTGCCGCTATCCAGATCATGGAAACGGATCTCGTAATCATTGCCCTGGGGCATAACCCCGATCCTCCCGTATACCCCCTGGGGCCTGTCCTGAAGCACGGTGCCTATCACACCACCCAGGGTTCCCAGTTTAAAGGGGGTCTCAAGGCTTGGGATCACCCTTACCACCGAAGCCTCGGTGGCAAAGAACTTGACGGCCCCCCTGCCCATAAACGGGTGCCCAAAGGCAAGGAACTTATCCCTGTCAACAGCGGTTACGGTTCCAATGGTCCCCACGGAGACATCCCCCACCACCAGGGCAACCCCAATGGAGGACCCGGGGGACAAGGAGGGCCTGCCGGATGCCGTAAGCCCCGTCCCAGCAGGAGCCGATACCCTGGAAGAGACCCTCTCCCCTATGAGCCTACCGTACCTGGGACTCACGCCTCCGATCAGAAGGGGACTGGAAAGCCCCTGATCCCGGCTTAGCGTCTCAGGCAACAGGTCGCGGCTTGCCACGTCCCGGGATTCCACATCGCCGGAAACTACCGAAACGGCCTGGCCAACCTCGCTGTGAGGCTTCTTACGGTCAATCTCCGCACCTTGCATGGGCGGTATCTTAAGCATCTCCTCCGCTGGGGTAACCAACGCCATGGAGTGATCTGCGAACTCCCAGCCAAAGCCAATGGCCCCAAGAAGCTTGCCGTTGACGTAAACCGGCGACCCGCTCATCCCTGCGGCAACACCACCAGCCTTGATGATCCTGTCCCCTATGGCTTTTATCAAGACCAGCCGATTTGGGGCGGATCTTTGGGCAACCACGCCCAAGATCTCCACCGGGAACTGCTCCACCTTGTCCCCATGGAAAACCGTAAAAGCCACACCCCTCATGTGGGGCTTCAGGGATTTAACGGGGAAAACCCCCTCTTTGACCGAGAACTGATCTCCACATGAAACGCCGGGGAGGAGCATCAGGAAGCACAGGGCTAGAAACAGTCCAATTCTGGCCCGCAAGGGAGAGGTACTTCCGGGGAGTCTCACTGTTCCGAATCCCTCCAAACCCGTCCAGTCTTGTAAAACCTAAGGTACACCATGATGAGCTCGTCCAGCTGGCCATCCAGCACCGCCTGGACGTTGCCTATCTCACAACCGCTTCGGTGGTCCTTAACCAATTGGAAGGGCTGGAGCGTATAAGACCTTATCTGGCTCCCCCAAGAGATGGCGCGCTTTTCCCCCTGAAGGGCCTCGATCTGCTCCTGCCTTTCCCTAAGCTGCCTCTCAAAAAGCTTGGCTCTTAACATCTGCATGGCGGTGGCCCTGTTCATGTGCTGGGACCTTTCAATCTGGCAGCTAACCACTATGCCGGTTGGTATGTGGGTTATCCTCACCGCGGAGTCCGTCATGTTAACGTACTGGCCCCCGGCACCGCTGGAACGGAAGGTGTCCATCTTAAGGTCCTCCGGCCTTATCTCTATCTCCACGTCATCGGGCAACACCGGCATGACCTCCACGGAGGCAAAACTGGTATGCCGTCTCTTGGCAGCGTCAAAGGGGGAGATCCTGACCAGCCGATGAACGCCGCTCTCTCCCTTAAGATATCCATAGGCATACTCACCGCTAACCTGAATGGTGACGCTTTTTATACCAGCCTCCTGGTCCGGCAGCTCGTCCAGGAGCTTGACCTTGAAATCGTTCCGCTCCGCCCATCTGACGTACATCCTATAGAGCATCTCCGCCCAGTCCTGGGAATCCAAACCGCCGGCACCGGCATGTATCGACAGTATGGCGTCCGATGGGTCGTACTCCTCGTCCAGCAGGGTCAGCACCTGGCTTCTCTCAAGCCTCTCCTCCAAGGCCTCCGCCCTTTGGTAGAACTCCAAGGAAAGCTCCTCGTCCTCTTCCTCCTGGAGCATCTCCGCCAGAACCTCAACGTCCTGAAACTCCCTCTCCAGGGCAGAAAAGGATTCCCTCCTCTGCTGAAGCTGGGCAAGCTCTCTGGCCAGCTCCTTGGAGTCCGGCCTTTCCCAGAACCCCTCCTCGGAGGCCTTGTTCAACAAATCCGCTATCTTGGCATCCATTCCCTCCAGGTCAAAGGCTATCACGCAGCTCGCGCATGCGCGAACGCAAGTTGCCCATGACCGTGCTGACCGGCAGAACGACCATGTACACCCCTCCCAAGAATTGTTATATTGAACAAGAAAGGATTATATCACCATCGGGACAAGAGCCGCGGAGGAAGGAGATCGGGTTATACATGGATCAACGCCATGGGGTGGACAACCGGGTAAGGGTGCTCTGGGTGCTGGCCCAAAACCCGGGGCAGCTGACCCCGAGCTCAGCGCTGGTAAGGGAGCTTAAAATCACAAGGCAGGGAATATCGAAGATAATAAGCACCCTAAAGGATGAGGGTATAAGGATTTCATCGGTGCCTCAAAGGGGGTACATCCTGGAGGGGGGCCCCGAAGGCGACGGTTTTTCTCCCTCCTGGGCAGAGATGCTTCTCATGGATTCTCCGCTGGGGCATCCCATATTTCATTACGCCTCCATCGGATCCACCCAGGCCCCGCTCAAGGAGATGGCGGCCCAAGGACGCCGGGAGGGGGCCGTTGTTGTGGCAGACGAGCAGACATCGGGAAGGGGAAGGCAAAGCCGGCGCTGGGAATCCCCCAAGGGGGGACTCTATGGGTCCGTTCTTCTGCGCCCCAAGCTGCTTCCACGAATGGTTCAGGCGGTAAAC contains:
- the prfA gene encoding peptide chain release factor 1 is translated as MDFIGKLKEIEAALADIEARMADPEVSNNVQEMQSLSKRHSELYPVVQAFREYQKASQALEEAKELMSQEDEEMRALAKEEVQRLSERLPQLEQELKVLLLPRDPNDHKDVIIEIRAGAGGDEAALFAADLFRMYTRYTERQGWRYEIMEMNETGIGGYKEVVFLVKGEGAYSKLKFESGVHRVQRIPATEASGRIHTSTATVAVLPEAEDVDVQIRPEDLKIDTYRASGAGGQYVNMTDSAVRITHIPTGLVVTCQDERSQLKNRAKAMQLLRARLYDQELQRQQAHMAAERKGQVGTGDRSERIRTYNYPQNRLTDHRIGFTLYKLDQVLDGDLYELIEALRMADQAEKLKTLAL
- a CDS encoding peptide chain release factor N(5)-glutamine methyltransferase: MERVVLRLCEIRRMVAEVLEASSHVSRPMWEAAMIVAASHNVSREAVLTSVEDRYEPSPSLEMARRRAKGEPLAYVLGSMDFLRWRFLVGPGCLIPRPETEVLALKAAEVLPRGGTFLDWGTGSGCIACSIAMMVQDSLGVAMDLSPGALKWAWRNLREHQLLGRVFALHGGGPLDLPSSFKSFDLVVANPPYIPSDHLAALDVSVRCFEPHVALDGGPRGLEVPLNWLSECGRILKPGGYVLMETAGPHQVEELGRLSLEGFEYLGCFEDQYGVGRFAWWRSLGYDGDVVGRLG
- the trxB gene encoding thioredoxin-disulfide reductase, which translates into the protein MEKRELVILGAGPAGLTAAIYGRRAGLDVLILERGMPGGQITITDEIENWPGVQHASGQELADSFRRHAEKFSPEFRDATVTSLEIRNGRKVVVTDKGEVEAEAVIIATGANFKRLGCPGEAEYTGRGVSYCAVCDGAFFEGEEVAVIGGGNTAVEEACYLTQFASKVYIVHRRDSFRADKVPVERAMANPKIVPVFNSVVEAIEGGDMVERLVLKNVKTQEVSHLPVAGVFIFVGTAPNSGFASSLVETAPGGWIKTSPKMETSVEGIFAAGDVRDTFLRQVVTAAGDGAVAAMSAYSYITEQLHLQKVLLEPERVNALFYSSIDEGQVGLVARAEEWAESNGISLTVVDGYRSLRMMEKLGVKELPTAMVLQGGKEASRAKVSSVEDLKIFL
- a CDS encoding TAXI family TRAP transporter solute-binding subunit, encoding MKRFSKLMLAALLVAAMGGAAHAKTFLSIATGGTSGTYYPIGGAIAQAVNKGAPDLQVTAETGNASVANLNLIGAHDIEIAFAQNDATYWAYNGKMMFKTPIKNVRVIAALYPEHVHLITLKNSNVKGVLDLKGKRVSVGAPGSGVEADVRAIFQTVGLKYSDMKTDFLDFGATTQRFKDNQIDAGFVVAGYPVSSIMDLATTKDITLVNFDNATMAKLTKEFPYFVKSTIPANTYKGVTQATQTPAVMALLVVDEKVPEDVVYKFTKALWENIDIVHKAHAKGKEINLKSALDGVTVPLHPGAAKYYKEKGLKLPK
- the rpmE gene encoding 50S ribosomal protein L31 encodes the protein MKKDIHPKYEVCRVTCACGNSFETRSTTGDIKVAVCNACHPFYTGKKGGRVVEAGRLEKFRQKYAGVDYGQRKVSE
- the thyX gene encoding FAD-dependent thymidylate synthase, translated to MSLEVKLISHTEDPVRIVAAAARLCYSPVGAVEILDRFDQAKARDLIGKLTRSGHMSPFEHASFTFAVDGLSRVASHQLVRHRIASFSQQSQRYVDSSGGSCVVPPSVMESQEALDLFQRTVQVAVEAYRQLCSMGVPKEDARFLLPHGFSTRLVFTMNARELHHFFSLRLCRRAQWEIRLLAVKMLGLVRAAAPELFELAGPSCLTAGRCSEEMSCNRPFASMEELLCGDR
- a CDS encoding DUF1385 domain-containing protein; its protein translation is MRGSVVLWSFLKWMAGLTVGVLKSPEVPLPVGGQAVIEGVLMRGYSSWGISIRTPEGSLWRERWGISSWTARSPWNWPVLRGFCSMVDMVREGYKGLSISASVSSQEEPSKLESLLSILIAVTAVVGLFLLLPLWLSETLGGRVHVKGVSLRLLEGIIRGAVFVAYLGLVGLWGDMRRVFAYHGAEHKTINAYESGAPMDVDSIKSFSRIHPRCGTSFLVVVILVSVVVFGLMGRGGLLWRISSRVILLPLVVGISYEIIKWASRGSVVGRALVFPALGLQFLTTREPSDDQIEVALDALRVALGPDVHLSPSTAGGETQVDQG
- a CDS encoding 1-phosphofructokinase family hexose kinase, coding for MPVILTVTLNPAVDEEYVVPEFRPGGWFRASNVNRSPGGKGINVSILLKQMGSDSVAMGFLAGYNGEYIRDTLSKLRIATSFVHVRGETRTNTYVVDEIGKLETGIAENGPYVSEEALGRFIRAYERMLGRCSSVMLGGSLPPGVPQDVYRELVHMASARGLDVFVDASGGALLAAVDGGPKVVKVDHRFVSMMMDVPLSSLDNLRTVASRFHDQGVPWVITSYRGYGDMFSTPRGVFVAEVPRRGIVSLFGAGDALMAGLILAFEEGMDEEDSIRFAMACAMEDSLHLEKGVSSRSAVESHLDQIKLNRVG